One Ornithorhynchus anatinus isolate Pmale09 chromosome 2, mOrnAna1.pri.v4, whole genome shotgun sequence DNA segment encodes these proteins:
- the NTN3 gene encoding netrin-3, whose protein sequence is MAMAGHPSLWLLLLLPLWATWPPAPAQPLGPFAGQQAPPDPCYDDTGAPRRCIPEFVNAAFGREVQASSTCGRPATRLCDAADPRRAHPPAYLTDLNTAANLTCWRSETLTRAPLNVTLTLPLGKAFEVVYVSLQFCSPRPESAAILKSMDHGHSWTPLQYYSSQCRRVYGRPSRAAVSRQDEQEALCSDGHTDLYPLTGGLIAFSTQDGRPSAQDLDASPVLQDWVTATDIRVVFTRPHLGSRAGGGGGGGSETGPVGEEGATVAPYAYAVGEFQVGGRCKCNGHAARCVRDREGRLVCDCKHGTEGPDCERCKPFHHDRPWQRATAREAHECLACSCNLHARRCRFNMELYKLSGRRSGGVCLNCRHNTAGRHCHYCREGYYRDRARPVSDRRACKACDCHPVGAAGKTCNQTTGQCPCKDGVTGLTCNRCAKGFQQSRSPVAPCIKIPATSPTAAVTSTEEPADCESYCKPAKGNYKINLKKYCKKDYVVQVNVLALEAAGSWARFTVSVLTVYKSRDERVRRGDSGLWVPMKDLACRCPRLQLGHRYLLMGAAEASGERPGLTAGKNSLAIPWRDAWTRRLRKLQRRERKGKCQKP, encoded by the exons ATGGCCATGGCGGGCCACCCCtcgctgtggctgctgctgctgctgcctctctgggccacctggcccccggccccggcccagcccctggGCCCCTTTGCCGGACAGCAGGCCCCCCCAGACCCCTGCTATGATGACACGGGGGCCCCCCGCCGCTGCATCCCCGAGTTTGTGAATGCGGCCTTCGGGCGGGAGGTGCAGGCGTCCAGCACCTGCGGCCGTCCGGCCACCCGGCTCTGCGATGCAGCTGACCCGCGGCGGGCCCACCCCCCCGCCTACCTGACTGACCTGAACACGGCCGCCAACTTGACCTGCTGGCGCTCAGAGACACTGACCCGGGCCCCGCTGAACGTCACGCTGACCCTGCCCCTGGGCAAGGCCTTCGAGGTGGTCTATGTGAGCCTGCAGTTCTGCTCGCCACGGCCCGAGTCGGCCGCTATCCTCAAGTCCATGGACCACGGGCACAGCTGGACGCCACTGCAGTACTATTCCTCCCAGTGCCGGCGGGTCTATGGTCGGCCCAGCCGCGCGGCAGTCAGCCGACAGGACGAGCAGGAGGCCCTGTGCTCGGACGGCCACACGGACCTGTACCCACTGACTGGCGGGCTCATCGCCTTCAGCACGCAAGATGGCCGTCCTAGCGCCCAGGACCTGGACGCCAGCCCAGTGCTGCAGGACTGGGTCACGGCCACGGACATCCGGGTGGTCTTCACGCGGCCCCACCTGGGGTCCCgggcagggggcggaggcggcgggggttCTGAGACCGGCCCCGTGGGCGAGGAAGGGGCCACGGTGGCCCCCTACGCCTACGCCGTGGGCGAGTTCCAGGTGGGCGGACGCTGCAAATGCAACGGGCACGCGGCCCGCTGCGTGAGGGACCGCGAGGGCCGGCTGGTATGCGACTGCAAGCACGGCACTGAGGGCCCCGACTGCGAGCGCTGCAAGCCCTTCCACCACGACCGGCCCTGGCAGCGCGCCACAGCCCGGGAGGCCCACGAGTGCCTGG CCTGCTCCTGCAACCTCCACGCCCGCCGCTGCCGCTTCAACATGGAGCTGTACAAACTGTCCGGTCGCCGCAGCGGGGGCGTCTGCCTCAACTGCCGCCACAACACCGCCGGACGCCACTGTCACTACTGCCGCGAGGGCTACTATCGCGACCGAGCCCGCCCCGTCAGCGATCGCCGGGCCTGCAAGG CCTGCGACTGCCATCCTGTCGGAGCCGCCGGCAAGACCTGCAACCAGACGACCGGGCAGTGTCCGTGCAAGGACGGGGTCACCGGCCTGACCTGCAACCGCTGCGCCAAGGGCTTCCAGCAGAGCCGCTCTCCGGTGGCCCCCTGCATCA agATTCCGGCCACCAGCCCCACGGCCGCAGTGACCAGCACCGAGGAGCCGGCCG actgtgagtcctactgcAAACCGGCCAAAGGGAACTACAAGATTAATCTGAAGAAATACTGCAAAAAAGACTACG TGGTCCAGGTGAACGTGCTGGCCCTGGAGGCGGCGGGCAGCTGGGCTCGGTTCACGGTGTCGGTGCTGACGGTTTACAAGAGCCGGGACGAGCGGGTCCGGCGAGGGGACAGCGGGCTGTGGGTGCCCATGAAGGACCTGGCCTGCCGCTGCCCGCGCCTCCAGCTGGGACACCGCTACTTGCTGATGGGCGCGGCCGAGGCGTCCGGGGAGCGTCCGGGGCTGACGGCCGGCAAGAACAGCCTGGCCATCCCGTGGCGGGACGCGTGGACGCGGCGCCTAAGGAAACTGCAGCGGCGCGAACGCAAGGGCAAGTGTCAGAAGccttga